Part of the Rhinoderma darwinii isolate aRhiDar2 chromosome 2, aRhiDar2.hap1, whole genome shotgun sequence genome, ttttgtccttgtaGAGATCCTGAAAGAGTTGGACGACTACTATGAAAAATTCAGACGTGAATCTGATTCAATGCAGAAGCGACGCCTTCTTCAGTTCATCCAGAGAGCTCTTATTCGTAGCCAAGAATTGGGTGATGACAAGATACAGATAGTTAGCCAGATGGTGGAACTAGTTGAAAACAGGACGAGGCAAGTGGAAAGTCATGTGGAACTGTTTGAAACATGTCAGGATCTAAATGACAGTACAAGTAATAGCAGCAAAAACACCCAAGAGAAGTCTAAAAATGAGGCTCTCTCTCAGGCTGAGAAAACCAGCAATAAGAGATCAAGGAGGCAGAGGAACAATGAGAATCGCGAAAATGCCACCATTAATCATGACCATGATGAACTTACATCAGGAACACCCAAAGAAAAGAAGCCAAAAACATCAAAGAAGAAAAAGAGATCGAAAGCTAAAGCAGAAAGAGAAGCATCACCTGCAGATCTTCCTATTGACCCCAATGAGCCAACCTATTGCCTATGTAATCAAGTTTCATATGGAGAAATGATTGGCTGT contains:
- the ING1 gene encoding inhibitor of growth protein 1 isoform X2, encoding MQKRRLLQFIQRALIRSQELGDDKIQIVSQMVELVENRTRQVESHVELFETCQDLNDSTSNSSKNTQEKSKNEALSQAEKTSNKRSRRQRNNENRENATINHDHDELTSGTPKEKKPKTSKKKKRSKAKAEREASPADLPIDPNEPTYCLCNQVSYGEMIGCDNEECPIEWFHFSCVGLNHKPKGKWYCPECRGENEKTMGKALEKSKKERAYNR
- the ING1 gene encoding inhibitor of growth protein 1 isoform X1 yields the protein MLNPTNGDQTHMVNYVEDYLDSIESLPFDLQRNVSLMREIDAKYQEILKELDDYYEKFRRESDSMQKRRLLQFIQRALIRSQELGDDKIQIVSQMVELVENRTRQVESHVELFETCQDLNDSTSNSSKNTQEKSKNEALSQAEKTSNKRSRRQRNNENRENATINHDHDELTSGTPKEKKPKTSKKKKRSKAKAEREASPADLPIDPNEPTYCLCNQVSYGEMIGCDNEECPIEWFHFSCVGLNHKPKGKWYCPECRGENEKTMGKALEKSKKERAYNR